A window of the Gemmatirosa kalamazoonensis genome harbors these coding sequences:
- a CDS encoding dihydrofolate reductase family protein — protein sequence MRKIIAFDRVSADGYFSTPDGKLDWTVNDEQLDRDTGGRAGEPGAGTMLFGRRTYEMFEAFWPHVLDAPTDPHHAGRSSPAIRAMAEYIDAATKIVFSKTRADVTWTNSRLLRDVDPAEVEAIKNGPGKDIMIFGSGSVVSQLSAHGLVDEYHFVVGPLLLGDGRPLVRDVGKQVRLELLEAKPYPSGNVVLRYALAR from the coding sequence ATGCGCAAGATCATCGCGTTCGACCGCGTCTCCGCCGACGGCTACTTCTCCACGCCGGACGGGAAGCTCGACTGGACCGTGAACGACGAGCAGCTCGACCGCGACACCGGCGGCCGCGCCGGCGAGCCGGGCGCTGGGACGATGCTGTTCGGGCGGCGCACGTACGAGATGTTCGAGGCGTTCTGGCCGCACGTGCTCGACGCGCCGACCGACCCGCACCACGCCGGCCGCAGCTCGCCGGCGATCCGCGCGATGGCCGAGTACATCGACGCGGCGACGAAGATCGTGTTCTCGAAGACGCGCGCCGACGTGACGTGGACCAACTCGCGCCTGCTGCGCGACGTCGACCCCGCCGAGGTCGAGGCGATCAAGAACGGGCCGGGGAAGGACATCATGATCTTCGGCAGCGGGTCCGTGGTGTCGCAGCTCAGCGCGCACGGGCTCGTGGACGAGTACCACTTCGTGGTGGGCCCGCTGCTGCTCGGCGACGGACGGCCGCTCGTGCGCGACGTGGGCAAGCAGGTGCGGCTCGAGCTGCTCGAGGCGAAGCCGTACCCGTCGGGCAACGTCGTGCTGCGCTACGCGCTCGCTCGTTAG
- a CDS encoding choice-of-anchor D domain-containing protein encodes MSWLDRFAGPIRRRARAPLSLALLVAAACADDGATAPHRTPAARASADYAPSSVQPVVYLSTDNLTFAPQALGTSSAAQTVVVANNGGGLLYLGPIIANAPFAQTNNCPYVLAGYDSCTITVWYTPTASGTQYGWLSISSNAPVGPYGVTLTGTGYVPTPALSLTPTSMGFGTLYLGTATSGRPVKITSTGNVPLVIASATLGGANPGDFGIWNDGCSGATLAPGTSCTLYVTFEPLRIGTRTATITIAHNAAGSPSVVSLSGAGAKPPGGIIP; translated from the coding sequence ATGTCGTGGCTCGATCGATTCGCCGGCCCCATTCGTCGGCGCGCCCGCGCGCCGCTCTCGCTCGCCCTGCTCGTCGCCGCCGCGTGCGCCGACGACGGCGCCACCGCGCCGCATCGTACGCCGGCCGCGCGCGCGTCGGCCGACTACGCCCCCTCGTCGGTGCAGCCGGTCGTCTATCTCTCGACCGACAACCTGACGTTCGCGCCCCAGGCGTTAGGCACCTCCAGCGCGGCGCAGACCGTCGTCGTCGCCAACAACGGGGGCGGGCTGCTCTACCTCGGCCCGATCATCGCCAATGCGCCGTTCGCGCAGACGAACAACTGCCCCTACGTCCTCGCGGGGTACGACAGCTGCACCATCACCGTCTGGTACACGCCGACCGCCAGCGGCACGCAGTACGGGTGGCTGTCCATCTCGAGCAACGCGCCGGTGGGTCCCTACGGGGTGACGCTCACCGGGACCGGCTACGTCCCCACCCCCGCGCTCAGCCTGACCCCGACGAGCATGGGCTTCGGCACGCTGTACCTCGGCACCGCCACCTCGGGACGTCCGGTGAAGATCACGAGCACCGGCAACGTGCCGCTCGTCATCGCGTCGGCGACGCTCGGCGGCGCGAACCCGGGCGACTTCGGGATCTGGAACGACGGGTGCAGCGGGGCCACGCTCGCCCCGGGTACCTCGTGCACCCTCTACGTGACCTTCGAGCCGCTTCGCATCGGCACGCGCACGGCGACGATCACCATCGCGCACAACGCCGCCGGGAGCCCGAGCGTGGTGTCGTTGAGCGGCGCCGGCGCGAAGCCGCCGGGCGGCATCATTCCCTGA
- a CDS encoding PadR family transcriptional regulator has translation MTPLPPSPPSDVLRGTLDLLVLKTLTLEPMHGWGISQRIQQFSEGVLDVNQGSLYPALQRLEQKGWIDSRWHTTENNRRAKYYSLTAAGRRALGAETDSWRRYVAAVDMILRIV, from the coding sequence ATGACCCCGCTCCCGCCGTCGCCGCCGTCCGACGTCCTCCGCGGCACGCTCGACCTGCTCGTGCTGAAGACGCTCACGCTCGAGCCGATGCACGGCTGGGGGATCAGCCAGCGCATCCAGCAGTTCTCCGAGGGCGTGCTCGACGTGAACCAGGGGTCGCTCTACCCGGCGCTCCAGCGGCTGGAGCAGAAGGGCTGGATCGACAGCCGCTGGCACACGACGGAGAACAACCGCCGCGCGAAGTACTACTCGCTCACCGCCGCCGGCCGTCGGGCGCTCGGCGCGGAGACCGACAGCTGGCGACGCTACGTCGCGGCCGTCGACATGATCCTGCGCATCGTGTGA
- a CDS encoding YciI family protein gives MRYMLMMNAPRGTGDYQITSWAPEDLRAHIDFMRRLNQELTASGELLGAEGLAPPGEAKIVRAGKNGVPVTDGPFPESKEFLVGYWMVEVDRPERAYEIAAKASTAPGPGGEPLILPIEVRQIMSAPPTDL, from the coding sequence ATGCGCTACATGCTCATGATGAACGCGCCGCGCGGCACGGGCGACTACCAGATCACCTCCTGGGCCCCCGAGGACCTCCGCGCCCACATCGACTTCATGCGCCGGCTCAACCAGGAGCTCACGGCGTCCGGGGAGCTGCTCGGCGCCGAGGGGCTCGCGCCGCCGGGCGAGGCGAAGATCGTGCGCGCCGGCAAGAACGGCGTCCCCGTCACCGACGGGCCGTTTCCCGAGTCGAAGGAGTTCCTCGTCGGCTACTGGATGGTGGAGGTCGACCGCCCGGAGCGCGCCTACGAGATCGCGGCGAAGGCCTCCACCGCGCCGGGGCCGGGCGGCGAGCCGCTCATCCTGCCGATCGAGGTGCGGCAGATCATGAGCGCGCCCCCGACGGACCTCTGA
- a CDS encoding alpha-hydroxy acid oxidase, whose translation MTGGPTAHDVLSLPELEELARRRLPATTYEYLASGAADEHTVRWNREAYDRLRLRPRVLRDVAAVDTRLTLLGTALPFPILLAPTAYHRAMHPEGELATAAGAGAAGAAWVVSGATTTPLEAIAAVARAPLWFQLYVQPTRDANRDIVATAEGAGCTALCVTVDTPVLGARDRQTRARFGLPEGVTAPYMAQRGGRPITDIHRAVSVTWDDVAWLRSVARVPLLLKGILTADDAALAVDAGADGVIVSNHGGRNLDTLPATIDALPEVVAAVGDRVPVLVDGGVRRGTDVLKALASGARAVLVGRPYCYALALFGADGVTRVVEILRAELEMAMQLTGRRTLDEVDRGALWDG comes from the coding sequence ATGACCGGCGGTCCGACGGCGCACGACGTCCTGAGCCTCCCCGAGCTCGAGGAGCTCGCGCGCCGCCGCCTGCCCGCCACGACGTACGAGTATCTCGCGTCCGGTGCCGCCGACGAGCACACCGTGCGCTGGAACCGCGAGGCGTACGACCGCCTGCGCCTCCGCCCGCGCGTGCTGCGCGACGTCGCCGCGGTGGACACGCGCCTAACGCTGTTGGGCACCGCGCTCCCCTTCCCCATCCTCCTCGCGCCGACCGCGTACCACCGCGCGATGCACCCCGAGGGGGAGCTCGCCACCGCGGCCGGCGCGGGCGCGGCGGGCGCGGCGTGGGTCGTGAGCGGCGCCACCACCACACCGCTGGAGGCGATCGCCGCCGTGGCGCGCGCCCCGCTCTGGTTCCAGCTCTACGTGCAGCCCACGCGCGACGCGAACCGCGACATCGTGGCGACCGCGGAGGGCGCCGGCTGCACCGCGCTCTGCGTCACGGTGGACACGCCGGTGCTCGGCGCGCGCGACCGCCAGACGCGCGCGCGCTTCGGGCTCCCGGAGGGCGTGACGGCGCCGTACATGGCGCAGCGCGGCGGACGGCCGATCACCGACATCCACCGCGCGGTGTCGGTGACGTGGGACGACGTCGCGTGGCTCCGCTCCGTCGCGCGCGTGCCGCTGCTGCTGAAGGGCATTCTCACCGCCGACGACGCCGCGCTCGCGGTGGACGCGGGCGCCGACGGCGTGATCGTGTCGAACCACGGCGGCCGCAACCTCGACACGCTCCCGGCGACGATCGACGCGCTCCCCGAGGTCGTCGCCGCCGTCGGCGACCGCGTGCCGGTGCTCGTCGACGGCGGCGTGCGCCGCGGCACCGACGTGCTGAAGGCGCTCGCGTCCGGCGCGCGCGCGGTGCTCGTCGGCCGGCCATACTGCTACGCCCTCGCGCTGTTCGGCGCCGACGGCGTGACGCGCGTCGTCGAGATCCTGCGCGCGGAGCTGGAGATGGCGATGCAGCTCACGGGGCGCCGGACGCTCGACGAGGTGGACCGCGGGGCGCTCTGGGACGGGTGA
- a CDS encoding alpha/beta fold hydrolase, producing the protein MIWRLVARAAAVAALAQPSRDGDFTTADGARLHYRVVGTAADTVIAIHGGPGVDLESIAGDFAPLAARHTVIFYDQRGAGRSELPTDTTRLGAQQQIDDLDAVRDHFGLARATLVAHSYGPLLAASYAIAHPDRVKRMVFFGPVPPARGDFWKRFGDAMASRLDGAARARLAAAGRVLADANADDAAIRRACREYWGAALPPRLADARTTLRSDLCASDARGIRYGLQTTNRVVMASYGDWDLRPALRHLAVPTLVVHGEADAIPMDLVAEWATSLPNATLLRVPGAAHFAYAERPDVVWPAVERFLAGER; encoded by the coding sequence ATGATCTGGCGCCTCGTCGCGCGTGCCGCGGCCGTGGCCGCGCTCGCGCAGCCGTCCCGGGACGGCGACTTCACGACCGCCGACGGCGCGCGGCTGCACTACCGTGTGGTGGGCACCGCGGCCGACACGGTGATCGCGATCCACGGCGGTCCGGGCGTGGACCTCGAGAGCATCGCCGGCGACTTCGCGCCGCTCGCCGCGCGACACACGGTGATCTTCTACGACCAGCGCGGCGCCGGCCGCTCGGAGCTGCCCACGGACACGACCCGACTCGGCGCGCAGCAGCAGATCGACGACCTCGACGCGGTGCGCGATCACTTCGGGCTCGCACGCGCGACGCTCGTCGCGCACTCGTACGGGCCGCTGCTCGCGGCGAGCTACGCGATCGCGCACCCGGACCGCGTGAAGCGCATGGTGTTCTTCGGCCCCGTGCCGCCGGCGCGCGGCGACTTCTGGAAGCGGTTCGGCGACGCGATGGCGTCGCGGCTCGACGGCGCCGCGCGCGCGCGACTCGCCGCCGCGGGGCGCGTGCTCGCCGACGCGAACGCGGACGACGCGGCGATCCGTCGGGCGTGCCGCGAGTACTGGGGCGCCGCACTTCCCCCGCGGCTGGCCGACGCGCGCACGACCCTGCGCTCGGATCTCTGCGCGTCCGACGCGCGCGGCATCCGGTACGGTCTGCAGACGACGAACCGCGTCGTGATGGCGTCGTACGGCGACTGGGACCTGCGCCCGGCGCTGCGGCATCTCGCCGTGCCGACGCTCGTCGTGCACGGCGAGGCGGACGCGATCCCGATGGACCTCGTGGCCGAGTGGGCGACGTCGCTGCCTAACGCGACGCTGCTGCGGGTTCCGGGCGCGGCACACTTCGCCTACGCCGAGCGGCCGGACGTCGTGTGGCCGGCGGTGGAGCGGTTCCTGGCGGGTGAGCGTTAG
- a CDS encoding YciI family protein has translation MSQFVFLYRSTPEGQQEALGTPERAQRSLQAYMAWIHELEAGGHLAARGQPLERTGAVVRGSAVIDGPYVEAKDIVLGFIVVEATDLAQATELAARCPIAQGGGSVEVRPVMPLAM, from the coding sequence ATGAGCCAGTTCGTCTTCCTCTATCGCTCCACGCCGGAGGGCCAGCAGGAAGCGCTCGGCACCCCTGAGCGCGCCCAGCGCAGCCTGCAGGCGTACATGGCGTGGATCCACGAGCTGGAGGCGGGCGGCCATCTCGCGGCGCGCGGCCAGCCGCTCGAGCGCACGGGCGCCGTCGTGCGCGGCAGCGCGGTCATCGACGGTCCGTACGTCGAGGCGAAGGACATCGTCCTCGGCTTCATCGTCGTCGAGGCGACCGATCTCGCGCAGGCCACCGAGCTCGCGGCGCGGTGCCCGATCGCCCAGGGCGGCGGGTCGGTGGAGGTTCGGCCGGTGATGCCGTTGGCGATGTGA
- a CDS encoding VOC family protein has product MKAFQPYLNFDGGTREAMTFYHRCLGGELQMQTFADAHVPGPPGSEQRVMHARLASGAAVLMASDTMPGHAFTPGNNVHVNVDCDSVDEIERIFAAMSEGATVTMPLQDTFWGARFGMLVDRFGVNWMFNCELKPQG; this is encoded by the coding sequence ATGAAGGCGTTCCAGCCCTACCTCAACTTCGACGGCGGCACCCGCGAGGCGATGACGTTCTATCACCGGTGCCTCGGCGGCGAGCTGCAGATGCAGACGTTCGCCGACGCGCACGTCCCCGGCCCGCCGGGCTCCGAGCAGCGCGTGATGCACGCGCGCCTCGCGAGCGGCGCCGCGGTGCTCATGGCCTCGGACACCATGCCCGGCCACGCGTTCACGCCGGGCAACAACGTGCACGTCAACGTCGACTGCGACAGCGTCGACGAGATCGAGCGGATCTTCGCGGCGATGAGCGAGGGCGCGACCGTCACCATGCCGCTGCAGGACACGTTCTGGGGCGCGCGGTTCGGCATGCTCGTCGACCGCTTCGGCGTGAACTGGATGTTCAACTGCGAGCTGAAGCCGCAGGGATGA
- a CDS encoding ABC transporter permease, with protein MGGEPGEGVVPAGRRAGEHPRLARGGAGVRRRRRVRGRRVVGHAHGAGGADAAARRHGDGQLLRAPRRARARLGRTFVDAETWETGTRVAVLGERAWRERFGADPRIVGRTLVLDGQPTQIVGVVPSSVVLPDESTDLWLPSAWKPSDRADESFRRAHYARAIARLKPSVTLEQARAQLQVVVERLKRQYPRTNRYMGAGMTPLQEFLVGDTRVPLLFLLAAVALLLLISCANVGNLLLVRAAGQERELSVRLALGATRGRVVRQAITDSLVLSAIGGAAGLAVGWAATRALVALQPAGLLRVRDFGLDWSVLVYVVAITAASGVLFGVAPALWAGRRRPAATLREGGRAASAGPRASRWASALVVAEVAMSLLLAVGAGLLVRSVRALDRVPAGFDGAGVLAVTLALPSVRYDTPQKVRAFYDELTTRARALPGVERVALTLVPPLAGTGWTSDFVVAGRPAGDYGTEVAHGIASPDYFRTLRIPVLRGRAFTAADADGAPKVVVINDALARSYFRGQDPVGQRIAFDKVPDSTTTWYTIVGVVGDQHQHALAEAPQIQVLYPFAQAPNEYMTLLVRAGCRECDPTRLAAPVRRLVAQLDRDLPIRELRTVAEIRAASLARQRFLMTLLVAFAAVGLVLAVVGEYGVVAQLTRRRIREMGIRVALGARPTQVQWLVVRAGLRLTAAGAALGVAAALLVAGALRGLLFGVPPRDPVTFGGVLLLLVATGVAASWVPARAASRAQPVDTLRAQ; from the coding sequence GTGGGAGGAGAACCCGGAGAAGGGGTGGTACCGGCAGGTCGACGCGCCGGCGAACATCCTCGACTGGCGCGAGGGGGTGCCGGCGTTCGCCGACGTCGCCGCGTACGGGGACGGCGCGTCGTCGGTCACGCTCACGGGGCAGGGGGAGCCGACGCTGCTGCGCGCCGGCACGGTGACGGGCAACTTCTTCGCGCTCCTCGGCGCGCGCGCGCGCGCCTCGGCCGCACGTTCGTCGACGCCGAGACGTGGGAGACCGGCACGCGCGTCGCGGTGCTCGGCGAGCGCGCGTGGCGCGAGCGCTTCGGCGCCGACCCGCGCATCGTCGGCCGCACGCTGGTGCTCGACGGCCAGCCGACGCAGATCGTCGGCGTCGTGCCGTCGAGCGTCGTGCTGCCCGACGAGTCGACCGACCTGTGGCTTCCGTCAGCGTGGAAGCCGAGCGATCGCGCCGACGAGTCGTTCCGCCGCGCCCACTACGCCCGGGCGATCGCGCGGCTCAAGCCCAGCGTGACGCTCGAGCAGGCGCGCGCGCAGCTCCAGGTCGTCGTCGAGCGGCTGAAGCGGCAGTACCCACGCACGAACCGCTACATGGGCGCGGGGATGACGCCGCTGCAGGAGTTCCTCGTCGGCGACACGCGCGTGCCGCTGCTCTTCCTGCTCGCCGCGGTCGCGCTGCTGCTGCTCATCTCGTGCGCGAACGTCGGCAACCTGCTGCTCGTGCGCGCGGCGGGGCAGGAGCGGGAGCTGTCGGTGCGCCTCGCGTTGGGCGCGACGCGCGGCCGCGTCGTGCGGCAGGCGATCACCGACAGCCTCGTGCTGTCGGCCATCGGCGGCGCGGCGGGGCTCGCGGTGGGATGGGCCGCGACGCGCGCGCTCGTCGCGCTCCAGCCGGCGGGGCTGCTGCGCGTGCGCGACTTCGGCCTCGACTGGTCGGTGCTCGTCTACGTCGTCGCGATCACCGCGGCGAGCGGGGTGCTGTTCGGTGTCGCGCCCGCGCTGTGGGCCGGGCGGCGCCGTCCCGCCGCGACGCTGCGCGAGGGCGGCCGCGCGGCGAGCGCCGGCCCGCGCGCCTCGCGGTGGGCGAGCGCGCTCGTCGTCGCCGAGGTCGCGATGTCGCTCCTGCTCGCCGTGGGCGCCGGGCTGCTCGTGCGCAGCGTGCGCGCGCTCGACCGCGTGCCGGCCGGGTTCGACGGCGCCGGCGTGCTGGCCGTCACGCTCGCGCTGCCGAGCGTGCGCTACGACACGCCGCAGAAGGTGCGCGCGTTCTACGACGAGCTGACGACGCGCGCCCGCGCGCTTCCCGGCGTCGAGCGCGTCGCGCTCACGCTCGTGCCGCCGCTCGCCGGCACGGGGTGGACGAGCGACTTCGTGGTCGCGGGGCGTCCGGCCGGAGACTACGGCACCGAGGTGGCGCACGGCATCGCGTCGCCCGACTACTTCCGCACGCTGCGCATCCCGGTGCTGCGCGGCCGCGCGTTCACCGCGGCGGACGCCGACGGCGCGCCGAAGGTGGTGGTGATCAACGACGCGCTCGCGCGCTCGTACTTCCGCGGCCAGGATCCGGTGGGGCAGCGCATCGCGTTCGACAAGGTGCCCGACTCCACCACGACGTGGTACACGATCGTCGGCGTCGTGGGGGACCAGCACCAGCACGCGCTCGCCGAGGCGCCGCAGATCCAGGTGCTCTACCCATTCGCGCAGGCGCCGAACGAGTACATGACGCTGCTCGTGCGGGCCGGCTGCCGGGAGTGCGATCCCACGCGGCTCGCCGCGCCGGTGCGGCGGCTCGTGGCGCAGCTGGACCGCGACCTCCCGATCCGCGAGCTGCGCACGGTGGCCGAGATCCGTGCGGCGTCGCTCGCGCGGCAGCGGTTCCTCATGACGCTGCTCGTCGCGTTCGCCGCGGTGGGGCTCGTGCTCGCGGTGGTCGGCGAGTACGGCGTGGTCGCGCAGCTCACGCGCCGGCGCATCCGGGAGATGGGGATCCGCGTCGCGTTAGGCGCCCGGCCGACGCAGGTGCAGTGGCTCGTGGTGCGCGCCGGGCTGCGGCTCACGGCGGCCGGCGCCGCGCTCGGCGTCGCGGCCGCGCTGCTCGTCGCGGGCGCCCTGCGCGGGCTGCTCTTCGGCGTGCCGCCGCGCGACCCGGTGACGTTCGGCGGCGTGCTGCTGCTGCTCGTGGCGACGGGCGTCGCGGCGTCGTGGGTGCCGGCGCGGGCGGCGAGCCGCGCGCAGCCGGTGGACACGCTGCGCGCGCAGTGA
- a CDS encoding polysaccharide deacetylase family protein, giving the protein MTSRPLSIALASMLLAAAASAQPTVAERLGYPRDAKLLILHADDLGVAHSVNAASFDALDRGAVSSASVMMPTPWVTEVAAYARAHPDADIGLHLTLTSEWETYRWGPLASRDAVRGLVDSAGTLWKDTPLVTAHATPAEAEREVRAQIEAALRVGIRPTHIDSHMGSLFTTPEMIAVIVRLGHEYGLPFLGLRVPAFTAAGLAERDVIPDAVVMADENVPRDRWKQFYVDAVKSLKPGLTEMIVHLGHDDAELQAVMVNHEPYGSAWRQRDYDVVTSPEFRRALDENHVVLVKWRDIQKLTAPR; this is encoded by the coding sequence ATGACATCGCGCCCACTCTCGATCGCCCTCGCATCGATGCTGCTCGCCGCGGCGGCGTCGGCACAGCCCACCGTCGCCGAGCGCCTCGGCTACCCGCGCGACGCGAAGCTCCTCATCCTGCACGCCGACGACCTCGGGGTCGCGCACTCGGTGAACGCGGCGAGCTTCGATGCGCTCGACCGCGGCGCGGTGTCGTCGGCGAGCGTGATGATGCCGACGCCGTGGGTCACCGAGGTCGCCGCGTACGCGCGCGCGCATCCCGACGCGGACATCGGGCTGCACCTCACGCTCACGAGCGAGTGGGAGACGTATCGCTGGGGCCCGCTCGCCTCGCGCGACGCGGTGCGCGGCCTCGTCGACTCCGCCGGCACGCTGTGGAAGGACACGCCGCTCGTGACCGCGCACGCCACGCCCGCCGAGGCCGAGCGCGAGGTGCGCGCGCAGATCGAGGCCGCGCTGCGCGTCGGCATCCGCCCGACGCACATCGACAGCCACATGGGCTCCCTGTTCACGACGCCGGAGATGATCGCCGTGATCGTGCGCCTGGGCCACGAGTACGGCCTGCCGTTCCTCGGCCTGCGCGTCCCCGCGTTCACGGCGGCGGGACTCGCGGAGCGCGACGTCATCCCCGATGCGGTCGTGATGGCCGACGAGAACGTACCGCGCGACCGGTGGAAGCAGTTCTACGTCGACGCCGTGAAGTCGCTGAAGCCGGGCCTCACCGAGATGATCGTGCACCTCGGCCACGACGACGCCGAGCTGCAGGCCGTCATGGTGAACCACGAGCCGTACGGCTCCGCGTGGCGGCAGCGCGACTACGACGTCGTCACGAGCCCCGAGTTCCGGCGCGCGCTCGACGAGAACCACGTCGTGCTCGTGAAATGGCGCGATATCCAGAAGCTCACCGCGCCACGGTGA
- a CDS encoding RNA polymerase sigma factor, whose protein sequence is MTDAFDPTLGRLLRDLAPQVLGAVARRHHDFAAAEDAVQEALIAAAAQWPTQGVPANPRGWLYHVAVRRLTDQVRSEMARRRREDAVAGAPWAEFAFVPPPDATIDVEHDDALVLLFMCCHPSLTPPSAIALTLRAVGGLTTAEIASAFLVPEATTAQRISRAKATIRASRVPFALPNDAERDERLGAVLHVLYLIFNEGYASSSGPAVHRDDLADEAIRLARMLHALLPDDPEATGLLALMLLTDARRDARTGPDGEVIPLDEQDRALWNRAQVDEGTALVGRAMAGGVIGPYVLQAAVAAEHDAAPSVTETNWTRIEWLYELLERLGDNPMVALNRAVATAMVRGPAAGLERLAALDADARIAGHYRLDAVRAHLHEMAGDAERAAAHYRAAAARTASVPERDYLAMRAARLAGGSPR, encoded by the coding sequence GTGACGGACGCGTTCGACCCCACGCTCGGGCGCCTGCTGCGCGATCTCGCACCGCAGGTGCTCGGCGCCGTGGCGCGCCGGCACCACGACTTCGCGGCGGCGGAGGACGCGGTGCAGGAAGCGCTCATCGCCGCGGCGGCGCAGTGGCCGACGCAGGGCGTCCCGGCGAACCCGCGCGGCTGGCTCTATCACGTCGCCGTCCGGCGGCTCACCGACCAGGTGCGGAGCGAGATGGCGCGTCGCCGGCGCGAGGACGCGGTGGCGGGCGCGCCGTGGGCGGAGTTCGCGTTCGTGCCGCCGCCCGACGCGACGATCGACGTGGAGCACGACGACGCGCTCGTGCTGCTGTTCATGTGCTGTCACCCCTCGCTCACGCCGCCGTCGGCGATCGCGCTCACGCTGCGCGCCGTCGGCGGCCTGACGACGGCGGAGATCGCGAGCGCGTTCCTCGTCCCCGAGGCGACGACGGCGCAGCGCATCAGTCGAGCGAAGGCGACCATCCGCGCGTCGCGCGTCCCGTTCGCGCTGCCTAACGACGCCGAGCGCGACGAGCGGCTCGGCGCCGTGCTCCACGTGCTGTACCTGATCTTCAACGAGGGCTACGCGAGCTCCTCGGGCCCCGCCGTGCACCGCGACGATCTCGCCGACGAGGCGATCCGGCTCGCGCGCATGCTGCACGCGCTGCTCCCCGACGATCCCGAGGCCACGGGGCTGCTCGCGCTCATGCTGCTCACCGACGCGCGCCGCGACGCGCGCACCGGCCCCGACGGCGAGGTGATCCCGCTCGACGAGCAGGACCGCGCGCTGTGGAACCGCGCACAGGTCGACGAGGGGACCGCGCTCGTCGGCCGCGCGATGGCCGGCGGCGTGATCGGCCCGTACGTGCTGCAGGCCGCCGTCGCCGCGGAGCACGACGCGGCGCCGAGCGTGACGGAGACGAACTGGACGCGCATCGAGTGGCTCTACGAGCTGCTGGAACGGTTAGGCGACAACCCCATGGTCGCGCTGAACCGCGCCGTCGCGACGGCGATGGTGCGCGGTCCCGCCGCGGGGCTCGAGCGGCTCGCGGCGCTCGACGCCGACGCGCGCATCGCGGGGCACTACCGGCTCGACGCGGTGCGCGCGCATCTGCACGAGATGGCGGGCGACGCCGAGCGCGCGGCGGCACACTACCGGGCCGCGGCGGCGCGCACGGCCAGCGTTCCCGAGCGCGACTACCTGGCGATGCGGGCCGCGCGGCTCGCGGGAGGATCTCCGAGATGA
- a CDS encoding RNA polymerase sigma factor encodes MLDEHLFRHESGRMIAALTRVFGVHNLALAEDVVQDAFCRALEVWKARGVPENPAAWLMATARHRALDVLRRERTARAAAPELSRRADEAWSGVDEAFEPHAIRDEQLRMMFSCCHPRLSQDAQVALVLNVLCGFGAAEIASAFLVGRAAMEKRLARGKNALAAQRRLFDLANADFAPRLDAVRRALYLLFNEGYHGAGERAVRADLCGEALRLTTLLLEHASAATPTTHALAALMCLHAARLPARTDAAGDLDASAIRDRAAWDARLVAEGLAHLDRAAAGTEVSAYHVEAAIAAAHASAPDAASTDWATIVALYDRLMVIAPSPVVALNRAIAVAERDGAACGLAALHAITDRERLAGYPFYAAALGELELRAGNRAAAREHFTAALGTARNEAERRFLERRIADCA; translated from the coding sequence GTGCTCGACGAGCACCTCTTCCGGCACGAGTCGGGACGGATGATCGCGGCGCTCACGCGCGTGTTCGGCGTGCACAACCTCGCGCTCGCCGAGGACGTGGTGCAGGACGCGTTCTGCCGCGCGCTGGAGGTGTGGAAGGCGCGCGGCGTGCCCGAGAATCCGGCGGCGTGGCTCATGGCGACCGCGCGCCACCGGGCGCTCGACGTGCTGCGGCGCGAGCGCACCGCGCGCGCGGCCGCGCCGGAGCTGTCTCGGCGGGCGGACGAGGCGTGGAGCGGCGTGGACGAGGCGTTCGAGCCGCACGCGATACGCGACGAGCAGCTGCGCATGATGTTCTCGTGCTGCCATCCGCGGCTGTCGCAGGACGCGCAGGTCGCGCTCGTGCTGAACGTGCTGTGCGGCTTCGGCGCCGCGGAGATCGCGAGCGCGTTCCTCGTCGGCCGCGCGGCGATGGAGAAGCGGCTCGCACGCGGCAAGAACGCGCTCGCCGCGCAGCGGCGGCTGTTCGACCTCGCCAACGCCGACTTCGCGCCGCGGCTCGACGCGGTGCGGCGCGCGCTCTATCTGCTGTTCAACGAGGGGTACCACGGCGCGGGCGAGCGCGCGGTGCGCGCGGATCTCTGCGGCGAGGCGCTGCGCCTCACGACGCTGCTGCTGGAGCACGCGTCCGCCGCGACGCCGACGACGCACGCGCTCGCGGCGCTCATGTGCCTCCACGCCGCGCGCCTCCCCGCACGCACCGACGCCGCCGGCGATCTGGACGCGTCGGCCATCCGCGACCGTGCCGCGTGGGACGCGCGCCTCGTGGCCGAGGGACTCGCGCATCTGGACCGCGCGGCGGCCGGCACGGAGGTGTCGGCCTATCACGTGGAGGCGGCGATCGCCGCCGCGCACGCGAGCGCGCCCGACGCCGCGTCGACCGACTGGGCGACGATCGTCGCGCTGTACGACCGACTGATGGTGATCGCGCCGTCGCCCGTCGTCGCGCTGAACCGCGCCATCGCCGTGGCCGAGCGCGACGGCGCGGCATGCGGGCTGGCGGCGCTGCACGCGATCACTGACCGCGAGCGGCTCGCCGGCTACCCGTTCTACGCCGCGGCGCTCGGCGAGCTGGAGCTGCGCGCGGGGAATCGCGCCGCCGCGCGCGAGCACTTCACCGCGGCGTTAGGCACCGCGCGCAACGAGGCGGAGCGACGGTTTCTCGAGCGGCGGATCGCGGACTGCGCGTGA